CTCCACCCAGCATCCAATTTCTAAAAGAGGTCATTCTTGAAGAATGAAAAAAGATGATGTTGCAAAATGTCGCCGGCTTGTTCATTCCATGCCTAGAAGACTTGGTGCTGTCATTAACAATCATGGAGGCCATACAAAGTACTAGATGTAGTCTACTTGTTGTGGGGTGTACTCATTTTTGCATCATCCTAATTTGAGTTAAACTGAAAAATGtgtaatttaaattaaattattaACTTGACTTTCATGTTATAAGTTAAACAGATgttatattacatttagtcttgTCAACATTTTGGACAATTGTTTTGTGTTCATTGAGatattgtttaaaatgttacttTTTAAAGGTGGGGTGTACTCATTTACGCTGAGCACTGTAGAAAACAAGAGACATTAAACAGCAAGCTTTTAAAGCTAAATTATGCAGCAGATGTAAAGTAAAGAGCTAGTGGAGATGCTATTGGCTTGTAAAGCCAGTTGCTGCTCAGCTGCAGTAGCAAAGAGACAGACCACAACATATCTATCCATGCTGTTGTCTTTTAAATCCCACTCAGCAAAATGGTGAAGAGATATTGCAAACTACGACATCCCAATCTATGccacatttaaaaaatatatttttaccaCAATACATATCAAAAAGAATAATAGGCTAAATTAAAGAGGTATGTCTAAATATCTTGCTTAAAGGTTTCTAAAGTTTTAGCCTTTCTTAGTTCTTTGGTAAAGTATTCCAAAAGCTGGGAGCATGAACACTAAAAGCTGCCTCTCCATATATCTTTGTCTTGCCTTGAAACTGTTCCATATATCTTTGCCTTGTCTTGAAACTGTTAAGAGTTCAGTGCCAGAAGACCTCAGGGATCTACTGGGTGCGTATCTTGAGAGCATGCTGGAAATATATTCAGGCGCATGACTATAGAGTGATTTACTTGTAAAATAATCTTAAAATCTATCCTGCAACTAACAGGTAACCAGTGCAGGGATTTTAAAACTGGTGTGATGTGCGCAAAGTGTGTATCAAAGGATATTTAGCCCTTACTCTCACATGAacacgcaaaactaaggggaagggttAAGGGGCAAGACAGAGAATTGGGAATCAGTATTTAACCCAGAATTACAGGATACAGGTTTTTGCTGGGTCCACCTTAAATGTAATACTGCCAACCGAAGTTCTTAAATAACAGACAGACATTTTGCGTTAGCTTACTCTAAATGCCCATCCTAGAACCTGCCCTGCTTGACAGGTTAAATCTGTCTCTGGTCCAAAATGACCTCCTGGCAGATGTAGGGAAGTCTACCGGGATGTTTATTTAGCCTGCCAGGTGTCCTATTCAGGCGGACATATCCTCTTTCTGACACAGTGACTTCCTCCCGGGGCTTACAGCATTTCCTGTGGAGGCAAGGCGAGGTAGAAAATAGAAAAGGTTGAAATAGAGCACTGGGTAGGAGGTCACAGCTTTTCTGGGCTGGATTTTGTTGTGTTctgttgtattgtgtgtgttctgttgtgtATGGTatggtgtgttggggtgtgtgttgtggcatGATGTGTTGTGGCatggtgtgttgtggtgtgttatGGCatggtgtgttgtggtgtgttatGGTGTGTTGTGGCATGGTGTGTTGCGTTGTGGCatggtgtgttgtggtgtgttgtgGCATGCTGTGGTGTTTTGTGGCATGGTGTGTTatggtgtgttgtggtgtgttgtgttatGGTGTGCTGTGCTCTCACTAACCTTGTCTTTGGCTATCTCCTGGTATCTCCTCCTACTCCTTctctatgccccccccccttttttaagTTTGAAGGGGGGTACCTGAGAGCAAGCAGGAGGCTGATGATAGtcaggcagaggagggagaacTCCAGGGCCCCCAGGGCTAGGCCCAGTGTGGTCCTGGAGCCCCCCTCAGACCTGTTCACTGGCAGGATGAACAGGTGACAGCACTCGCCTGAATACCCCACCAGGCATCTACACACgcatgcaggtacacacacatgcgcaaacACAAGGAAAATTAATGATTCAAGTATATTTTGTGGCAGAAAACATATTAGTTAATCACCATCAGTGGATCAGCTAATTGCCTTATCATTCGTTCATATATTCTAGGTTGTGAAGTCTTATTATTCATATGCGTCTTCCTATTGTAAACTTCTGTGTTCTGATGATGGTCATAGTTTTATGATGTAGTATCTGCCTAACTATAATAACAACCACCTTTTGGTTGCATGTAATCTTAGTTTTTTCTCTATTCACTATAAACACTGtcctctgaccttcatgcctcagagaGCCTTTGCTAGTATCACAGTGTCTGaacccaaaaaacaaaacaattatcATTGTAGGATCTTAGAGAAATCACATTTTCTGAGTGCTATGGTATCTGGCACCAAGATGTTAGCAGCAGATCCTTTAAGTCATGTATGTTATGATGTGGGTCTCCATGGATCAGCACAGCCTACCTGAGATGTTAAATTGATTAGAGATCTGGGCAGTTTGGAGGTCAAGTCAAGACCTTGAACTTGTTGTGTTTCTCAAACCATTCCTGAACATTTGTGCTTTGTGGCAGGAGGCATTATCCTGCTGAAAGATGCCACTGCCATCAGGGAATACCGTTTCCATGAAAGGGTGATACGTGTCAAAGTAAAATCCCCATGAATGGCAAGACCCAAGGTTTCCCCGCAGAACATTGTCCAAAGTATCACATGGTTCAGTCGGCTTGCCTTCTACCATTGGCGATTTCTTTAGACTGCAATGAAAGCTTAGCCAggttctgccctcctacgtacttccgctcaatttagcTTTTGCTTTTGTACTGTGTCTGGGCTTGGGGTACGCAAGTCAGATGTCTACGGTTAACTTTCTACCTgtccaatcagcaaacagagggagtggctgagaaagaTGACGTTGATTTTGTGcgttagtttgtgttgtagttcctaatggcggcagagaaagatgcaagcgaaGCAGACCCCGACCcttcgcccctcggcttgaagcaacggccccggcggatgtaggtggtattgcatttatggTTAGGCACCTGGCTCTTCCGGTCCTTTTATTTTagtaactccagtcaacatttacaaaactatcgcCCCCAATAATTtgtgttcgattctcgaacctgggtCATACTACTAgatttttcatagaataatttttccagatttttgctaaatttgaaaccaatccaaaaTAGGTAAACTGACACCCCATTTATTTACTAATGTCAAGAAAAGTTACAGTAGCGGTTAGAAGAAccaaaactgtactgtagctagtggtatatgccagtggagcgagtggtacgtgccagtgcctGTACTGGCAGGCGCAGGCATACTGAGAACTGTCCCAAGTTATACAGAGTAAAAAGCCAATCAAATCACCAGCACCCCCAATTTTTGCCCAAACGTTGACAGGTATCAGAATCTCGCGCCAAACTTATAAAACTTCAGCCCTGCTAATGTTACTTTAACAACtatgaataaaaaatacatttgtcaaaCATTACTATGGTGTTACAAACTCACCATAGACAAAAACAAgcacaaatacaaaacaaaattcAAAATCCATAGCAGCTTTGTTCTGTGTGAAATGAATGTTGCACCTCACGGAGACCAGGTAAAAATGTTGTGCACTACTGTCAATTGTTACTCACTAATGCCAAAATATACATGTTGTATTTTAACATTGGCAGCATCTGTAAATAAACAAATTGACAGAGTTCTGTGAACAAGTTTATTTAGAACACCTGTAAGCAGAATCGAAACGAAGATTGTGGGACAGGGTCATACGACTGTTACAACAGGAGATTTTAAAACACTAACAGTTCGTAGTCGGTCAACCAAAACATCCGTTTATTTAAAAAATGCTTTTTTCACATGCTCTTTCACATTATAAAAACCCTTCTTCATACCAAGCATACAGAACTTACAgagcaaaagaaaaagaaaacaagaagCTGAAAATGTTCCCCGACTCTGAAGGAGTCTCACAAACTGACATGATATTTACAAAAAGCACCCCTGGCTTATTCTCCAATCCCCATCCAGTCAATCAGGTGCATGAATTCTACCTGTTCagaagtgggggaggggggttaataAATAACCCCTGCTGCTCCCTGTAATGTACTGGattgacaaacaaaaacaaaacaagtaacaTCAACATAACACACTGACTCCAGTGTCAAAGGTCAGGAAACTTAatcactcccctctcctctcagaccAACCACAGACTGAGACTGGTAACCTTATCCAAACAGAACATCTTACCCCCTCCCACCAGCCAAAATGCTTTACAGAAGTTGTTTAGCCCCTGTGGCGCCCCCCCTTTGTTGCCCCTACatgccccacccccctcccatacTCATGCTGCCGTTCATGCCCACAGAGCCTCTGCTGTTGCCGTAGTAACTGCTGCTCATCCCGCTCTGGTTACCTGACAGGAAAGAGGAATATCAACGTCAGGAtcagcgacacacacacgcaccaagaACGGACAGGTAAAAACTGCAGCAAGAGCGCACTCTAGAGGCACAAATTATCTACACCAGGGGTTCCCAACGACAGGGCCTTGGACCGGTGCCGGGCCGCTGAAAATAAAACTTTCAGCTTCCAGAGTTTGGCTGTCGCATGATTTCAAGGAATTTGTGAGGAATCTATAGAGGTTGTTAATGTTTAATCTGTGTTCGATGCATCCATTACTCTTTAAAATTATACGTACAGACGTAGCAATGACGATGACGTGGCAATGTGAGCATGATTTTTGTACCGTGTGGTACTGTGTGGCTAAGCGAAAAATTGCTCATAAAAAGCAAACAAATTTGATGAGTCCGATTCCAGACAGCTAAAACATGATTTTGTTGGCATAAACTAGTCACTGGAAAGGTTCAACTTAGTTTGCAGCTTTGTTGTAGTCATCacattcattattttattttttaggaCTGGAAAAAGAATAGCTATTTGCAACGATACCCCAACTGGAAGCCTACATGGGCGGGTTGGCTGAATGGACATGGTACCGGGTCGCATAAATATtacaaatatataataaaaatcAAATATGCATACCGGTCCATAGTCCAAGAAAGATTTGGAACCTTTACACAACATGTTGACGTGGGAGCCGGTTATGTCAGGGCTGTACACTAACATTTTCCACTGGTGGCACTAgcgcagaggtcgccaacctgtcgatcgcgatcgacgtgtcgatctcggagactttccctgtcgatctccaaaataatttcagaaatactgatctccgactaattcatgaacgcggaggattcttaaactgaacgcgcgttctcttgtacctggatttgcatattggcctgtgcgtgttgcaaagcaattcaccgacagaataaatgggcgttttttcccgaagacgacctttgagagacctgctatcccaggatacctgtgggcgtggttgccgttggtttgtttatttacccggccgtgttgtccacatagtgttagcaagcatggcagaggcaccacgaaagagggcgaaaaactacagtttccatcatgaatgggaggaggaattcatctttaccttggtaaaagacaagagtgtgtgtatgttgtgccaccagccacaggcactgtctaagcgagggaatttggagcggcaccacaacactaaccatccgaaattcaaagactgctatccaccaaagagcgcaatccgcgccaaaaaagttcaggagctgaaagtggagttgaaggctcaacagtcgcttttctcacaacctacgtctcaaagtaaggctgcaactgaggcgtcatttcgtattagccacattttggctaaacacaagagaccttttacagatggggatttgtttaaggaactattgaccgtcaccgcagagactgtttgcagcaccttcaaaaacaaagaggacataaaagctgcattccgtgctgtgcctcttggtcctacaacagtgacacgaaggatcgagttactgtcggataacgttggtcaacaggtgttggaggacttgtcactctgtgaatatttttcactgcagtttgatgaatcgctggatgtaatggacacggctcagcttgttgtatttgtcagaatggctttccaggactttacaacaaaggaggacttcctcactcttctccaattaaaagagagaacgagaggtgaggatatttacaaagtttttaaaagctatgtccgtgaaaagaacatccccattcagaaactggtggcaatcactaccgatggggcaccggcaatgtgcggtgtgcacgctggttttatagcactgtgccgtaatgatccggatttccccgacttcatgaagtatcactgtgtgattcatcagcaagccttggctgggaaagttgtggacttttctcatgtcatgtcactggtggtcaaagtggtaaactcgattcgagcaaaagcgcttcagcatcgcttattcaaggcgttattggatgagctcgattcggcgtatggagacctgcttctgcatgctgatgtcaggtggttgagtcgcggaaaagtgctgcagcgatttgttgacttgctgcctgagattaagacgtttctgtcgaaaaggaacgaggagcacgaggaactttcaacggatgcgtggctactggacctggggtttctgacggacctaaccggaaaactgaactcgctcaaccacgaactccagggaaaagaccggcacctcctccacatgatcagcgcagtgaatgcgttcaaggccaaactctgtgtctggaccacgaatctgaggaaagggacgctgacactttacaaacctggaaaaaatgtcacagtccatcaaagactcttctgactttcaccctgagcagtactgtgtgcacctggacaaactggcagcggagttcagtcgacgttttggtgagttagaaatcatgaaggatattgctgcatttctttcagacccattcctgcctattaatacagaggaggttgcagaccaattcgagaaagcatttgctttgccaagtggagtggacatggagatgcttgatttgcaaaatgacattgagctgaaagccaggtcaagggacagtgacttttggggacttgtcagccgagagaagtttcctctcctcagtgcatgtgcactaaaagtgagtgcctactttggatcgacctacctctgtgaaatggcattttcacagatgaaaatcaccaaatccaagtacaggagccggcttactgacagacacctcacagactgcctcagactggctgtctctgcttatgagccaaactacaaggcactcacagacagtgttcagtcacagccatcacactgacttgtcacatgagaaatttgtcagtgttgtgttgtaacttcagtttataaataaaaccgttcatatccagcctgctcattgcaaaggtgttttttcttgttcatattgttcacaaagtgtttgatttcattcaattacaataaggccagtgtttcccacacatagactaatttgtggcggtgcgccacagaatcaacaccggccgccacacattgcgtttcgtttttttttttttttactttctatttaggttaaaacatgcagcgtattcgttcagctgcatttcctttcccctgctctccctccgtctctctgttactgatgcgtctttcccacatatgcacacagtcacaacatcagcacacgttagcaacaatgcatacagtacatatgccgttctagtaagaccgacagctatatcagcgagccttcagcattagtgccgtggctaaaagtcgaggaaagttgcggctacttttcgctaggtaccttactcacatttacatttagtactcgaagtttccccttcgttcttttggtgagaagtctcaagagctagctacttactcggcgtcatggagccgaccagttaaatagttgtttagcactagcgttgctacatgcataatgcagaaattatatgttagttgttgttcatttgtgaaggtgtgaatcattttggattaatatttaatgtaaaaattattaacaaattaactgtgtaacgaattattaacgaaggaataattacgaccccccccccccccgtctgacaacccccaccactccccgccacaattagatttctaatctgtgggaaacactgaaggccaaatataaagttaagttgtaagttcagtctggagtctgttctgtctctcaacgcctcaataggtagatcttcgggtcaccaaggcaaaggtcggtgatctttggcctaaaaaggttggtgaccactgcacTAGCGCTACTAACTTTCAGTTACTGGTGCTAAACATGATTTGGTCGCACAAATTATTTATAGTAAGCCACTCTGgataataataaacaataatgaACTTGTATTGCATACAGATGTGCACTCAAGGTCCATGGCATGAAAATGTCACTTTTATgaagttatttaacattaacccgagttcccctagcctgcatttggtcccccagtgtcagaaatgttgataggtgtaaaccaagccctgcgtgtttttctccgcctttgagaattTAAACTCAAATGCTCGGataaaaaaaatcttcagaGAATTTGGTCcaccaataagaaaatgagCTATGACCGTGCGAGCGAGATATTGGTTTTCCCCTCAAGtcacatcatggcttgcaatgGCGGttagccccacctctctcctcctcatagcatttcaagctagacacagaaatggcacgtcctaaggaaagctcattgtgggaccaCTCGTAGTGGCTGTACACTGCAcactctccaccttcaagaaaaggctcaagacgcacttgttccaggagtacaacggtacttaggaatggtttgctgggcccaatgttagtttcctcaaggatcacaatgactcttgcttagagacttgttgctcttgttggtttgtggtacagtaactgatttaaattgttgtactcgctgtgaatttatttttttactgttgcttgcttttctacaggtacacttgcacttatagcgattcatacagtttaattgtaacttgtttaaatacatgctcttatggttcttccctttggcacttattttggttgttaacaatatgtgcttcatacTTTTAAAATCATTATTGCCTCATTTGCCTGGCTATAATTATTTTTCGCAGACCGTATGAGGCTTATTTAATTTAGAACACTTAAGTAAACTGTAATGACAACCACATTTTATGTAGTGAGGAATCTGAAGCAATACGAAAACATTACTTTTCAATAGGCTACACATTGCGCTGGCAAAAAAGTTTGGCCGCAACTCCAGTTTGTGGACTACGTGAGCCAGTGTGACATGGGTGACTGGGTGGTAGAGCTGAGACTCACTGTAATCGTTGTAGCCCCCCatgctggagctgctgctgtaGCCTCCAGAGTAGCCCCCGCCCATCTGCTGGCTACCCCCGTACGAAGACTGGTTACCTGGGGAACAAGGAGCACTGTCAGTCAGACGCTCACTTAACCAGGAAGGGGAATGCCCTTGGGGGCCTGTGTACTtgtgtggatgggtgggtgAGGCCTCACCCATGGACCCCATCATCTGACCTCCGTAGCCGCCGTTGCTGCCTCCCGATGTCGAGTTGAGGAACAGCTCCACGTAGCGGTgctctggagggagagaagaggtgaTGTCAAACAGGTGCTCAGGGCCATGCTATAAAAGCTCCATACTGGCCCGCTCTGAGGTAGAAGAGCTAagggacagacacagagggaggcggacagacagacagggagacagagagcgggagggagacagacggagacaaaaggagggagacagacaggcagagacagacagatggagggggacagacagagggacagatggatacagacagacagagagagggagacagacagacggacggagACAGACGGAGGGGGACATACTGatggagagggacagacagtcTCTACTCTCTTGACCAaagagaatagagagaaagagacggtcGGGGCAGACGTTCAGGACTCACGCATGTTGGCCTTGTCTTTAGACATGGCGGCCACGGCGTCCTCGTGGGTGGCAAACTCCACATCTGCCTCCCCCGTCACCCTGCCGTCCGGCCCCACCTCAATGTGCACACGCACCGGgttcagaggagagaagaactacgcacacacacagtcaggagtATTTCTGGGCGATGCCAGATGATATTACATTGACTGAAGCATCTATAGTATGTAGATGAGTAAtagtaattattattattatttagcagacactccaAAGCGATGCACAATACAGGGACGTGGATCTGAGCCTGCGCCCTCTAAAATCAAATGCTCTACCGTTGAGCTacagtgtgtgcgcgcgcgtgcgtgTGGCAGGACTCACGCTGTAGATGTCAGTCTCTGTGGCACGGTACGGCAGACCCCTCATGTGAACGCAGTGGCCTGTCGTGCTCTGGAAGCTGGAGCCCCCGTCGCCATAGCGATCAGAGCCCCCTGGGGACCAGACAGACACGTCAGCacggcagagatggagggagagggaagagagatggaatgggggaggaagagaaatggagggaggaagagatagatgaaggggggggggggggggggtgggggagagaaacggcaagagagatggagacagagggagggacaagcaaagagagggagggagaggcagatggAGGAGACAAAGTCACCCAGGGGAGGAGACCGATCACGGCGGGCTGTCTATCCTCACCGTTCTCACCTCCTCCGTAGCCGCCCCGGCGCATACGATCGAACGAGCCCCCGCGGCCCCCCATGCCGTTGTAGCCGCGGCCCCCGCCGCCCCCGGGCCGGTCGTAGGGCCCCGGGCGTTGCATGCCCATGGGCTTCCTGGGGGGCTCGTAGTTGGTCCTGACCTCTGCACGGCTGCTCTTGAATATCTCTATGTACCTACAGGCACACACGCGCATCAGACAGGGCCCCTGTATGGCGGGGGTAGACCACTacgggggtgtgtgtctgtgatggatATGGGCAGGGCTAAGGACAGCTATGACTGTAGCATGGGGGTCCTACAGCCATGCATGGCCATCTGGGTTTCTGCTAGCCTGGCTAAGTGCTGCCTCGTGGTGATCATGATGGTAGCTGGGACTGGGAGTGCTCAGACGGGCCCAACTGCTTGGAGGTTACAGAGCCCCAGGTGTGCTAGGACAACGTGGCCGTAGCCAAGACAACTACACTAAACGATCCAGGCACATACACAGTGCAGGACTGGTGAACAACTTTGTGTGGAGGTTATAGGAGCCAGAGATGGGCTGGTTAGGGGGGCCAATGTTGAGCCCAGCCAGAGAGCTTTCCTTGggtcaggcaggcagacacaggggCAGGCAGCTGGTTCCATGGTCCAAGGAAGACTGGTTCTGGGGCTCCTCTATGACAGCCGGCTGGGGTGTAGTGCTGAGAGATGTCTGGTGTTATGGTACCTCCACACTACAGACACTGCTTTTTGCCTTCCACAGGGAATTTATATAACTAGATGCCCGATTTGCAAAATGTAAGTGCTTGTTTTAGGCGGAATAATGTACAATAGTGTCTGTAAAAGAAACACTTaaaatctgatcattttggTTATGAAGTTCATAGGCTTTTCTGGACTTCTTTGGACAAGTATACCCATAGCTTCCTTTTACAACCAGGAAGTCCCTCAGCACTACTGCCCACTAAAAGAGATATCTGAGGACTCTACCAGGGCTGAAGGCCACAATGACCTGATGTGTGCTAGCTACATGTATAATGCATGTCCTGGTAGTGTGTTAGCTACATGTATGATGTGTGTCCTGGTAGCTTGAGCCATCTACGTGTGATGCGTGTTCTGGTAGTGTGTGCCATCTACATGTGTGATGCATGTCCTGGTAGCGTGTGCTAGCTACATGTATAATGCATGTCCTGGAAGCTTGTGCTAGCTACATGTATGATGCATGTACGGGTAGCGTGAGCTAGCTACATGTATAATGCATGTCCTGGTAGTGTGCGCTAGTTACATGTGTGATGCATGTTCTGGTAGTGTGCGATAGCTACATGTATGATGCATGTCCTGGTATCATGTACAGAGATGGTCAGAGCCTGGCAAACGGTTACCACAGTAACAGATCAGACACTGGTTTTGTGATCATTTGAAAGTGGTGAATCAATCAAATCAGAAAATCAATCAATCAGTACCAATGATATCTGAAAAGCAGCTTGAAGCCAGCCAACCATCCATCCCCACCTGTGCCCTATTCTTTCCTTGTGTTTCTTTAGAGCCTTTTCAGCTATATCCTGTGAAGAAAACTGCACGAAGGCCTCCCCCGTACTCCTCCCCTGGAAGTCCACCGGCAATGTTATCCCATTTGGCACGATTTCCAACCCTTCAACCCAAGGACAGATAACCCCAGCGGGGGACACATTAAATCACATGCCCACATGATGTCACTTCACGTTACAAACACTCCACTCTTCTCTTtaaaaaattaattaaaaaagtttttttttaaattaaataaaaaacaggTCAAGAGCATGTTTTCTAAACAGCTTACcagaaaaaaagtgtggaatgttttatttttttac
The genomic region above belongs to Hypomesus transpacificus isolate Combined female chromosome 20, fHypTra1, whole genome shotgun sequence and contains:
- the hnrnph1l gene encoding heterogeneous nuclear ribonucleoprotein H1, like isoform X3, translated to MADGEGYVVRVRGLPWSCAVDEVSRFFSDCKVANNGTSIHFTYTREGRPSGEAFVELETEEDLKIAVKKDRETLGHRYVEVFKSNNVEMDWVMKHTGPNCPETEGDGLVRLRGLPFGCSKEEIVQFFSGLEIVPNGITLPVDFQGRSTGEAFVQFSSQDIAEKALKKHKERIGHRYIEIFKSSRAEVRTNYEPPRKPMGMQRPGPYDRPGGGGGRGYNGMGGRGGSFDRMRRGGYGGGENGGSDRYGDGGSSFQSTTGHCVHMRGLPYRATETDIYSFFSPLNPVRVHIEVGPDGRVTGEADVEFATHEDAVAAMSKDKANMQHRYVELFLNSTSGGSNGGYGGNQSSYGGSQQMGGGYSGGYSSSSSMGGYNDYSNQSGMSSSYYGNSRGSVGMNGSMSMGGGWGM
- the hnrnph1l gene encoding heterogeneous nuclear ribonucleoprotein H1, like isoform X1; the encoded protein is MADGEGYVVRVRGLPWSCAVDEVSRFFSDCKVANNGTSIHFTYTREGRPSGEAFVELETEEDLKIAVKKDRETLGHRYVEVFKSNNVEMDWVMKHTGPNCPETEGDGLVRLRGLPFGCSKEEIVQFFSGLEIVPNGITLPVDFQGRSTGEAFVQFSSQDIAEKALKKHKERIGHRYIEIFKSSRAEVRTNYEPPRKPMGMQRPGPYDRPGGGGGRGYNGMGGRGGSFDRMRRGGYGGGENGGSDRYGDGGSSFQSTTGHCVHMRGLPYRATETDIYSFFSPLNPVRVHIEVGPDGRVTGEADVEFATHEDAVAAMSKDKANMQHRYVELFLNSTSGGSNGGYGGQMMGSMGNQSSYGGSQQMGGGYSGGYSSSSSMGGYNDYSNQSGMSSSYYGNSRGSVGMNGSMSMGGGWGM
- the hnrnph1l gene encoding heterogeneous nuclear ribonucleoprotein H1, like isoform X2 — protein: MADGEGYVVRVRGLPWSCAVDEVSRFFSDCKVANNGTSIHFTYTREGRPSGEAFVELETEEDLKIAVKKDRETLGHRYVEVFKSNNVEMDWVMKHTGPNCPETEGDGLVRLRGLPFGCSKEEIVQFFSGLEIVPNGITLPVDFQGRSTGEAFVQFSSQDIAEKALKKHKERIGHRYIEIFKSSRAEVRTNYEPPRKPMGMQRPGPYDRPGGGGGRGYNGMGGRGGSFDRMRRGGYGGGGSDRYGDGGSSFQSTTGHCVHMRGLPYRATETDIYSFFSPLNPVRVHIEVGPDGRVTGEADVEFATHEDAVAAMSKDKANMQHRYVELFLNSTSGGSNGGYGGQMMGSMGNQSSYGGSQQMGGGYSGGYSSSSSMGGYNDYSNQSGMSSSYYGNSRGSVGMNGSMSMGGGWGM
- the hnrnph1l gene encoding heterogeneous nuclear ribonucleoprotein H1, like isoform X4 → MADGEGYVVRVRGLPWSCAVDEVSRFFSDCKVANNGTSIHFTYTREGRPSGEAFVELETEEDLKIAVKKDRETLGHRYVEVFKSNNVEMDWVMKHTGPNCPETEGDGLVRLRGLPFGCSKEEIVQFFSGLEIVPNGITLPVDFQGRSTGEAFVQFSSQDIAEKALKKHKERIGHRYIEIFKSSRAEVRTNYEPPRKPMGMQRPGPYDRPGGGGGRGYNGMGGRGGSFDRMRRGGYGGGENGGSDRYGDGGSSFQSTTGHCVHMRGLPYRATETDIYSFFSPLNPVRVHIEVGPDGRVTGEADVEFATHEDAVAAMSKDKANMQHRYVELFLNSTSGGSNGGYGGQMMGSMGNQSSYGGSQQMGGGYSGGYSSSSSMGGYNDYIR